A single Aspergillus chevalieri M1 DNA, chromosome 3, nearly complete sequence DNA region contains:
- a CDS encoding PaaI family thioesterase (COG:Q;~EggNog:ENOG410PNGC;~InterPro:IPR029069,IPR003736,IPR039298,IPR006683;~PFAM:PF03061;~go_function: GO:0047617 - acyl-CoA hydrolase activity [Evidence IEA]) — protein sequence MEKSTCTTTSQHTDLYIYIGLGVLSGNLGFRASLQVTAAKPGVVNFELDVQKEHTNRLNILHGGTIASMVDLGGSLAVASRGLFATGVSTDLSVTYLSSGGKIGDKVLAEVTCDKFGKTLAYTNIKFTNPAGDIVARGSHTKFVALAWKDPQNIVEQLKEQNEQNP from the exons ATGGAAAAGTCGACTTGCACAACTACATCCCAACATACTGATCTCTACATCTACATAGGTCTGGGAGTCCTTTCGGGCAACCTCGGGTTTAGAGCCTCG CTGCAGGTAACTGCTGCCAAACCTGGTGTTGTCAACTTTGAATTGGATGTCCAGAAGGAGCACACG AACCGCTTGAACATCCTCCATGGAGGCACAATTGCTAGCATGG TCGACCTTGGTGGATCCTTGGCCGTGGCCTCTCGAGGTCTCTTCGCTACAGGTGTCTCGACGGATCTCAGCG TGACGTACCTGAGCTCCGGAGGGAAGATTGGCGACAAGGTCTTGGCT GAGGTCACCTGTGATAAAT TCGGCAAAACCCTCGCGTACACCAACATCAAGTTCACCAACCCTGCAGGCGACATCGTCGCAAGAGGAAGCCACACAAA ATTCGTCGCACTCGCCTGGAAGGATCCGCAGAATATCGTTGAGCAACTCAAGGAGCAAAACGAACAGAATCCCTAA
- a CDS encoding THO complex subunit THO1/HPR1 (COG:Y;~EggNog:ENOG410PKZJ;~InterPro:IPR021861;~PFAM:PF11957), giving the protein MADVDVEATRTYRELVDDLLDRAERVKPDKQIEPPLTEAQLGESIWQVQGDDAHVVDGMNQQTQFAAVEIAFREKFYSVLATTSIDDPSFIQIWNLLDIVCIFSDNEQCEPGLIFWLIEELLDSQTIDGCRKVFDYLESRRERNTKKHFKQKSLVILRSCNELLRRLSRAEDTVFCGRVFIFLFQSFPLGDKSAVNLRGEYHTENVTTFDGNTKIASKGNEEADIEMADQKESEEQKAEKDTQQPSGDQETPKTPKVVVSDNTNREAEKKVDLDALYPMFWGLQAYFSAPTRMFDPQHFATFKTGLESTLSTFKNINTDLESQSNKSAEELRKAMKRKRTSDDTEIASSFNPKYLTSRDLFDLEVNDTAFRRHVLVQALILLDFMLSLTPKAKARLADLTNKSVLYGFVLGDEDAKWATKMRKAIEEYLQEGAGGKFYYRMVDTVLSRDKNWVRWKAEGCPLIEQPPISVSEYIAAREQASKTYSNKRLRPSPMGSLDLKFLSEGEALASLDRLKEPNRFDVPTADSFMMGIMDDELDIDMAQSKEEKDNALRSKASKTWRILRLSSRNKLAAFDKIDDGKNLKALFEDPSLPDFEKGAGASQSQTQMQTPAPEGQTQEQTREQTQEQAQEQAQEQASEQTSQEPTSAPETAPAPEQPAQQQSAPEEASAPVPAPAPAPEQTMEEVATENTEGGNGGSNASAGVSEGDLHPADDG; this is encoded by the exons ATGGCGGACGTGGATGTCGAGGCGACTCGAACCTACAGGGAACTGGTCGATGATCTCCTCGATCGGGCTGAGCGCGTGAAACCGGACAAGCAGATCGAGCCTCCGTTGACTGAAGCGCAGTTGGGCGAGTCGATATGGCAGGTGCAGGGAGATGACGCACATGTGGTGGATGGAATGAATCAACAGACgcagtttgctgctgttgagatTGCTTTCAGGGAGAAATTCTACAGCGTTCTT GCGACAACATCAATCGATGATCCTTCATTTATTCAGATCTGGAATTTGCTTGATATCGTCTGTATTTTCTCCGATAATG AACAATGCGAGCCGGGTCTCATTTTCTGGTTAATTGAAGAGCTCCTTGATAGCCAGACGATCGATGGGTGTCGAAAGGTCTTTGACTACCTGGAGTCACGCAGGGAACGCAACACCAAG AAACACTTCAAACAGAAAAGTCTAGTCATCCTTCGATCGTGTAACGAACTACTCCGGCGACTATCTCGAGCAGAGGATACGGTTTTCTGTGGACGGGTGttcattttccttttccagaGCTTCCCACTTGGAGACAAGAGTGCCGTCAACCTTCGCGGAGAATACCACACCGAAAATGTCACGACCTTCGACGGAAACACCAAGATAGCATCGAAAGGGAATGAGGAGGCGGACATTGAGATGGCGGATCAGAAAGAATCTGAGGAACAGAAAGCCGAGAAGGATACCCAGCAACCCTCTGGCGACCAAGAGACTCCGAAGACCCCGAAGGTCGTCGTATCGGATAATACCAACAGAGAGGCCGAGAAGAAGGTCGATTTGGATGCATTATACCCGATGTTCTGGGGCTTGCAAGCATACTTTTCAGCACCAACCAGAATGTTTGATCCTCAGCACTTTGCGACTTTCAAGACCGGACTTGAGTCGACACTTTCAACTTTCAAAAACATCAACACGGATCTCGAAAGCCAAAGTAACAAGTCAGCAGAAGAACTGCGCAAGGCGATGAAGCGGAAGCGCACATCGGATGACACTGAGATCGCAAGCAGCTTCAACCCGAAGTATCTTACCAGCAGAGATCTGTTTGATCTAGAG GTCAATGATACAGCGTTCCGGAGACATGTCCTTGTGCAGGCCCTAATTCTCTTGGACTTTATGCTTTCCCTTACGCCAAAGGCCAAGGCCCGTCTAGCCGACTTGACCAACAAGTCCGTGCTTTACGGCTTTGTGTTGGGTGACGAAGAT GCCAAATGGGCAACCAAAATGCGAAAGGCGATCGAGGAATACCTCCAGGAAGGGGCAGGCGGCAAATTTTACTACCGTATGGTCGACACAGTTCTCTCGCGGGACAAGAACTGGGTCCGGTGGAAAGCCGAAGGCTGTCCACTGATCGAGCAACCCCCCATCTCTGTGTCCGAGTACATTGCTGCCCGAGAGCAAGCGTCCAAAACGTACTCCAACAAACGACTCCGTCCTTCGCCCATGGGATCCCTTGACCTGAAGTTCCTGTCCGAAGGCGAGGCACTCGCTAGCCTTGACCGACTCAAGGAGCCAAACCG GTTCGACGTCCCGACGGCAGACTCGTTCATGATGGGCATCATGGACGATGAACTCGATATTGACATGGCCCAGTcgaaggaggaaaaggacaACGCTTTACGGTCGAAGGCGAGCAAGACATGGCGGATCCTGCGTCTGTCATCACGGAATAAGCTAGCTGCGTTCGACAAGATTGATGATGGAAAGAACCTGAAAGCGCTGTTTGAGGATCCTTCGCTCCCAGATTTTGAAAAGGGAGCAGGAGCGTCTCAATCGCAGACACAGATGCAGACACCAGCACCTGAGGGACAAACGCAGGAACAAACACGAGAGCAGACACAGGAACAGGCGCAAGAGCAGGCGCAAGAGCAAGCATCAGAACAAACATCACAAGAACCAACCTCAGCACCCGAGACCGCCCCAGCGCCAGAGCAGCCGGCACAACAACAGTCTGCACCAGAAGAAGCGTCTGCACCCGTACCCGCACCCGCCCCTGCACCAGAACAAACCATGGAAGAAGTGGCGACAGAAAACACAGAAGGCGGAAACGGCGGTAGTAACGCATCGGCCGGAGTTTCCGAAGGAGATTTGCATCCGGCCGACGATGGTTGA
- a CDS encoding RNA helicase aquarius (COG:L;~EggNog:ENOG410PJWA;~InterPro:IPR041677,IPR027417,IPR041679,IPR026300, IPR032174;~PFAM:PF16399,PF13087,PF13245,PF13086,PF04851;~go_component: GO:0005681 - spliceosomal complex [Evidence IEA];~go_function: GO:0004386 - helicase activity [Evidence IEA];~go_process: GO:0000398 - mRNA splicing, via spliceosome [Evidence IEA]), with product MGLQTRPAMAQGLDSRPTVEDFREDSAWVKLAKTYWLEASNVRKAKQDVIKKEIWDPLEAEGFNVRSLLTLENLSILEKYLWPTYTEDASNYHVLLIALIVSIKQREHLSIWGIFSDRPDEFSSLFHRILSMSVDSSLAVSSRLSILSFIISAFQSLENTLVRKECAPLVSISIWHNLPSDEARERILSKGPMLKKAWRASAKRYDAGDEPTKAKMRFERSWLYTMLLDFTRRLNGLSQEQVDDLRYCERFLEFLVDLESQLPTRRYVNTLLKDLNLLSVIRLSQLYRSPENALFRDFCNLLKHFVNFAIDDYSGQALSPQAVYDIHCQELAKLQRTSMKFFKDKLTILALSNYGSIEQRSELEGQLSSLEDSELQSLCSHLGFRTTYPQQSQVTPNRNLYLEILLSFYERKLPFQEAASHLTIVPTEESLYDPALIRNETYDGSRPLAIPKLNLQYLSLGDFLWRSFLLYRSEAFFQIRKDMESVVKRMQPRASRDGRTLTFDGFSRMAIPISKPAIIEVAPPKVGSANPAFVRAEIAIEVGRLADNVRREWESLRPDDVVFLLAVQQTPSNKFGIRDQPEGPSLTYLRSAEVVQVLDEQGRPLREPVGANGYHHRPRVRRLLLNLDTAAFKADKDRNAQGRPDIYPLINVIAKRKGRENNFKSILQTMQKLIVSDITLPSWIQDIFLGYGDPAGARYTELPNRLKSVDFRDTFLNWQHLVESFPGLTIEPSGSEDSSFGPPYILEYVENSAQSASANPPKKRRRDQAEKATEPSSVRASTYKPPNPGPYPVDAPKLNTVRFTPAQVEAITSGTQPGLSVIVGPPGTGKTDVATQIINNVYHNFPSERTLLIAHSNQALNQLFQKIVSLDIDERHLLRLGHGEEELETESNYSKYGRVESFLDNRYYYLSEVARLAASIAAEGAHGNSCETAGYFNTVYVQPAWAKFWDYARAENTSTEEIISAFPFHTYFSNAPQPVFDASATRDTVLDVAEGCQRHIAKIFSELEDIRPFEVLRQPRDRANYLLVKEARIIAMTSTHAAMRRKEIADLGFHYDNVIVEEAAQITEIESFIPAALQNMKNGELPLKRVVLCGDHLQNSPIIQNLAFRQYAHFEQSLFLRLVRLGVPTITLDQQGRARPSIAELFRWRYDKLGNLPVVETAQEFKQANSGFQFDYQFINVLDYLGSGEREPTPHFIQNLGEAEYAVAMYQYMRLLGYPASKITILATYAGQTALIKDVLNHRCAKNNLFGMPKIVTTVDKYQGEQNDYVILSLTRTRTVGYMRDVRRLTVAFSRARLGLYILGRREVFESCYELKPAFDILFQRPDKLMLAPGEMFPTTRSLDDEVQGTPMEGVEHLGQYVFEMTQAKLKAMGEDIMVEDAMPDAGAELVDEDEVMLGAGEEQDEEDYVA from the exons ATGGGGCTACAGACTCGTCCGGCGATGGCGCAAGGTCTTGATTCCAGGCCGACCGTGGAGGACTTTCGCGAAGACAGCGCTTGGGTGAAGTTGGCCAAGACCTATTGGCTCGAGGCGTCGAATGTCCGCAAAGCGAAGCAGGATGTTATCAAAAAGGAAATTTGGGATCCTTTGGAGGCGGAGGGCTTCAATGTTCGTTCGCTTCTTACATTGGAGAATCTGAGCATTTTGGAGAA GTACCTCTGGCCAACATACACCGAAGATGCTTCGAATTACCATGTTTTGTTGATAGCATTGATTGTTAGCATCAAGCAACGCGAACATCTTTCGATATGGG GAATATTCTCCGACAGACCAGACGAATTCTCCAGTCTATTCCACCGAATCCTCTCGATGAGCGTCGATAGCTCGTTAGCCGTGTCCTCGCGATTATCGATCCTATCCTTCATTATCAGCGCTTTCCAATCCCTCGAGAACACCCTGGTACGAAAAGAATGCGCGCCTCTTGTTTCCATCTCGATCTGGCACAACCTGCCAAGTGACGAAGCGAGAGAACGTATACTTAGCAAGGGACCAATGTTGAAGAAAGCATGGAGAGCTTCGGCGAAGCGATACGACGCGGGAGACGAGCCAACAAAGGCAAAAATGCGATTCGAGAGGTCATGGCTTTATACGATGCTTCTTGATTTTACACGGAGGCTGAACGGACTGTCGCAGGAGCAGGTGGACGATTTACGATACTGCGAACGCTTCCTCGAATTCTTGGTTGACTTGGAAAGCCAACTTCCCACAAGGCGTTATGTCAACACGCTCCTAAAAGACCTCAACCTGCTATCCGTGATTCGCCTATCTCAGCTATACCGTTCCCCTGAAAATGCGCTATTCCGCGACTTCTGCAATCTCCTCAAGCATTTCGTTAACTTCGCGATCGACGACTATTCGGGTCAGGCTCTGTCACCGCAGGCTGTGTACGATATCCATTGCCAGGAGTTGGCGAAGCTGCAGAGGACGTCCATGAAGTTCTTCAAGGACAAGTTGACGATTCTTGCATTGTCAAACTACGGTTCTATTGAGCAGCGTTCTGAGTTAGAGGGGCAATTGTCTTCCTTGGAAGATTCGGAGCTTCAGAGTCTGTGCTCTCACCTTGGTTTCAGGACAACTTACCCCCAACAGTCGCAGGTTACGCCCAACCGCAATCTGTATCTGGAGATACTATTGTCATTCTACGAACGAAAGCTACCCTTCCAGGAAGCTGCGTCGCATTTAACGATCGTTCCCACGGAGGAAAGTCTTTATGACCCAGCGCTCATTCGAAACGAAACTTACGACGGATCGAGACCACTCGCTATCCCGAAGTTGAATCTTCAGTATCTGAGCCTTGGTGACTTCCTTTGGCGTTCATTCCTGCTATACCGCTCCGAAGCGTTTTTCCAGATTCGTAAAGATATGGAGTCAGTTGTTAAGCGGATGCAACCGCGCGCAAGTCGAGACGGCAGAACGCTAACATTTGATGGATTCTCCCGAATGGCCATTCCGATCTCGAAGCCGGCTATCATTGAAGTCGCACCCCCAAAGGTTGGCTCGGCCAACCCAGCTTTTGTCCGCGCCGAGATTGCCATCGAGGTTGGAAGATTGGCAGACAATGTTCGAAGGGAGTGGGAATCGCTTCGTCCAGACGATGTTGTTTTCCTCCTGGCGGTCCAGCAAACTCCCTCGAACAagtttgggattcgcgatCAACCGGAAGGCCCTAGTCTGACATACCTCCGGTCTGCTGAAGTCGTGCAAGTTCTTGATGAGCAAGGCCGGCCCCTGCGCGAACCTGTCGGTGCGAATGGTTACCATCACAGACCACGTGTCAGGAGGTTGCTGCTCAACCTGGACACTGCTGCTTTCAAGGCGGACAAGGACCGGAATGCGCAGGGACGACCGGATATCTATCCGTTAATAAACGTGATCGCAAagaggaaaggaagagagaacaACTTCAAGTCCATCCTCCAGACAATGCAGAAACTCATCGTCTCAGACATCACCCTCCCATCCTGGATCCAGGACATCTTCCTGGGATATGGAGACCCGGCCGGTGCTCGATACACGGAACTTCCGAACCGTCTCAAGTCGGTTGATTTCCGTGATACATTTTTGAACTGGCAGCACTTGGTGGAGAGCTTCCCTGGCTTGACCATTGAGCCCTCCGGAAGTGAGGACTCGAGCTTTGGTCCTCCGTATATACTGGAATATGTTGAAAATAGTGCGCAGTCTGCTTCAGCCAACCCGCCGAAAAAGCGGCGGAGAGATCAAGCTGAAAAGGCAACAGAACCAAGCTCAGTTCGTGCTTCGACCTATAAGCCTCCGAACCCGGGCCCTTACCCGGTCGATGCGCCCAAGCTGAACACTGTCCGTTTCACCCCAGCCCAGGTGGAAGCTATCACATCCGGGACACAACCTGGCCTCAGTGTGATTGTGGGCCCTCCAGGAACTGGAAAGACAGATGTTGCAACACAGATTATCAATAATGTTTATCACAATTTCCCCAGCGAGCGCACGTTACTCATTGCCCACAGCAATCAGGCTCTCAATCAACTCTTCCAGAAGATTGTGTCGCTTGACATTGACGAGCGCCATCTTCTACGACTCGGTCATGGTGAAGAGGAGCTGGAAACAGAGTCGAATTACAGCAAATATGGTCGAGTCGAGTCTTTCCTCGACAATCGCTACTATTACCTGTCCGAAGTTGCACGGCTAGCGGCATCAATCGCAGCAGAAGGTGCTCATGGTAACTCCTGCGAGACTGCTGGTTACTTCAACACGGTCTACGTTCAACCAGCGTGGGCGAAGTTCTGGGACTATGCCCGCGCTGAAAACACCTCTACTGAGGAAATAATTTCTGCCTTCCCATTCCATACCTATTTCTCTAATGCACCACAGCCTGTCTTCGACGCTTCTGCTACAAGAGATACTGTACTGGACGTGGCAGAAGGTTGCCAGCGGCATATTGCGAAGATCTTCTCCGAACTGGAAGATATCCGTCCTTTTGAAGTTCTAAGACAACCTCGGGATAGGGCCAACTACCTCTTGGTGAAGGAGGCCAGGATTATCGCAATGACATCGACCCACGCAGCCATGCGGCGCAAGGAAATCGCCGATCTTGGCTTCCACTACGATAATGTCATTGTGGAAGAAGCTGCGCAGATCACAGAAATTGAGAGCTTCATCCCTGCCGCCCTTCAGAACATGAAGAACGGTGAACTGCCACTAAAACGCGTTGTGCTCTGTGGTGATCACCTCCAAAACTCTCCCATCATCCAAAACCTTGCTTTCCGCCAGTACGCTCATTTCGAGCAAAGTCTCTTCCTGCGTCTAGTCCGGTTAGGTGTGCCTACTATCACACTTGACCAGCAGGGACGGGCAAGACCCAGCATCGCAGAGCTCTTCCGGTGGCGCTATGATAAGCTGGGCAACCTCCCGGTGGTCGAGACAGCACAGGAGTTCAAGCAGGCGAACTCCGGGTTCCAGTTCGATTACCAATTCATCAATGTCCTCGACTACCTGGGCTCGGGTGAGAGAGAACCCACTCCTCATTTCATTCAGAACCTGGGTGAAGCCGAGTATGCTGTGGCCATGTACCAGTATATGCGACTTCTCGGTTACCCGGCGTCGAAGATTACCATTTTGGCAACATATGCAGGGCAAACAgcgttgatcaaggatgtcTTGAACCATCGCTGTGCCAAGAACAACCTGTTCGGTATGCCCAAGATTGTCACGACGGTGGACAAGTATCAGGGTGAACAGAACGACT ATGTCATCCTATCTCTCACGCGAACCCGCACAGTCGGCTACATGCGTGATGTCCGCCGTCTAACAGTCGCATTCTCCCGTGCCCGCCTCGGCCTCTACATCCTCGGTCGTCGTGAAGTCTTCGAATCCTGCTACGAACTCAAACCCGCCTTCGACATTCTCTTCCAACGCCCCGACAAACTCATGCTCGCGCCCGGTGAGATGTTCCCGACCACGCGTTCCCTGGACGATGAAGTCCAGGGTACACCGATGGAGGGAGTGGAACATCTGGGACAGTACGTGTTTGAGATGACTCAGGCGAAGCTGAAGGCCATGGGCGAGGATATCATGGTAGAAGATGCAATGCCGGATGCTGGTGCGGAGCTGgttgatgaggacgaggtcATGCTGGGAGCTGGAGAGGagcaggatgaggaggattaTGTTGCATGA
- a CDS encoding homeobox domain-containing protein (COG:K;~EggNog:ENOG410PIG7;~InterPro:IPR001356,IPR009057;~PFAM:PF00046;~go_function: GO:0003677 - DNA binding [Evidence IEA]): MSVSGPCLWLPSPAASSHFSAIQTPASAANTWLSEQGLSSNQPERTGDPVLPAVSSTLSTINTPVQAELMPPKRADDRTVQATTDARLSRTHLEKFNRSEPLLSSVSQDATSSSPATRESSLERKRKHSDSHLHDKEIAEGAMTPSDDGGERQNTPSDGKLEKKKMKRFRLTHNQTRFLMSEFTRQAHPDAAHRERLSKEIPGLTPRQVQVWFQNRRAKLKRLTSNDRERMLKSRALPDDFDTTQVLRTPFDHKSTSETPGLLTNSNRPNDDEYAMSPMSAPSAGGGYFPPTPAAERPQDAYPMAPNRPAIPTSLADLHRAGRGAYPFPRSSSFSDAYSGFPHSYSRFSSPSTESLGHGLPYGRRPMDYGIPRPANAIVPGYDPNRPIEGSVSPTDQQEASIPYSIDQHGQQVPNYHSSMAMPPPKGYGGMDVNASLQPPRQIPALHSVPVSDSPDYRPYSYDPQSYPMNNNIPYTQANTAGMTTYPSDTGHMPPTTAAGRMNPPQMMDPMRARFGSHSLDYASYL; this comes from the exons ATGTCCGTCAGTGGCCCGTGTCTCTGGCTGCCCTCTCCTGCTGCATCTTCACATTTCTCCGCCATTCAGACCCCAGCATCAGCAGCAAACACTTGGCTCTCAGAACAGGGTCTCTCCAGCAACCAACCGGAAAGGACGGGAGATCCAGTGCTGCCGGCAGTCTCTTCTACTCTCTCTACTATCAACACCCCGGTCCAGGCAGAGTTGATGCCCCCAAAACGCGCAGACGATCGCACCGTCCAAGCGACCACTGACGCTCGCCTCTCACGGACGCATCTAGAAAAGTTCAACCGCAGTGAACCGCTTCTGTCGAGTGTCAGTCAGGATGCTACCAGTTCAAGTCCGGCTACGCGCGAATCCAGCTTGGAACGGAAGAGGAAACACTCAGACTCCCAtctccatgacaaggagatcGCGGAAGGAGCTATGACTCCATCGGACGATGGAGGGGAACGGCAGAATACGCCTTCCGATGGAAAGCtcgaaaagaagaaaatgaagCGATTTCG TCTCACTCATAACCAAACCCGGTTCTTGATGAGCGAGTTCACTCGTCAGGCCCATCCAGATGCAGCCCATCGGGAGCGTCTATCAAAAGAGATCCCCGGTCTGACTCCGAGGCAAGTGCAAGTCTGGTTTCAAAACAG ACGGGCAAAGCTTAAGCGCCTGACTAGCAATGACCGCGAACGAATGTTAAAGTCGCGGGCCTTGCCAGATGATTTTGACACTACCCAGGTCTTACGAACTCCTTTTGACCACAAATCCACATCCGAAACACCG GGTCTACTGACCAACTCAAACCGTCCAAATGACGACGAATATGCCATGTCCCCAATGAGTGCGCCGTCGGCCGGTGGAGGCTACTTCCCACCCACCCCGGCTGCGGAACGACCTCAAGATGCTTATCCCATGGCCCCCAATCGACCAGCTATTCCTACTTCCCTGGCGGATCTTCACCGAGCCGGTCGCGGTGCTTATCCGTTCCCGCGATCTAGCAGTTTCTCCGATGCATATTCCGGTTTCCCGCATAGCTACAGCCGGTTCTCAAGCCCTAGTACGGAATCACTTGGTCATGGACTACCCTATGGACGACGACCTATGGACTACGGAATTCCAAGGCCTGCCAACGCTATAGTTCCGGGATACGATCCCAACCGACCTATTGAGGGCTCTGTCTCGCCTACCGACCAGCAGGAAGCGTCGATTCCCTACAGCATTGACCAGCATG GTCAACAAGTTCCCAACTACCACTCGTCTATGGCGATGCCGCCTCCAAAGGGCTATGGTGGGATGGATGTCAACGCCTCCTTGCAACCACCTCGTCAGATTCCTGCTCTACACTCCGTTCCCGTTTCGGATTCTCCCGATTATCGACCCTATTCCTACGACCCTCAGTCCTATCCGATGAACAACAACATCCCATATACACAAGCAAACACGGCGGGCATGACGACCTATCCATCCGACACGGGACACATGCCCCCAACCACGGCCGCTGGCCGAATGAACCCTCCCCAAATGATGGACCCCATGAGGGCCAGATTTGGAAGTCATTCGTTAGACTATGCCTCTTACCTCTAA
- the TFB2 gene encoding TFIIH/NER complex subunit TFB2 (BUSCO:EOG09261QR8;~COG:K;~EggNog:ENOG410PI3C;~InterPro:IPR040662,IPR004598;~PFAM:PF03849,PF18307;~go_component: GO:0000439 - transcription factor TFIIH core complex [Evidence IEA];~go_function: GO:0001671 - ATPase activator activity [Evidence IEA];~go_process: GO:0006289 - nucleotide-excision repair [Evidence IEA]) yields the protein MAAAPSRPFDFLEGLPGTVFYKLYQQPSTALAIFRRMLPDLAKCFVMALLYLKDPLPAADLEDWVRSESLRERDNALSILGRLHILTNTTTSNNVRAYMVTNPFAASLRQALMGTEQTQSFGVLSQLGDETAVTISDLDEYAGRQWEGVLGYMVGTSGLGIQRDVNLSKGVKQLLQAGHLVEIRDRRVEITKDGFAFVLQDVGTQVWHILILYVESAEHIGMDSVEVLSFIFLLSSLELGKSYQKKNLTSNQIRTLTDLADFGIVYQESPETTRFYPTRLATTLTSDSSALSNPISGSLTGTDTSSEAGSGFIIVETNYRIYAYTSSPLQISLIALFSTLKYRFPNLITGKITRQSVRRAVEMGITADQIISYISTHAHPQMRKHNIAKTANPQAGVPPSVLPPTVVDQIRLWQLERDRVKATAGFLFKDFVSFAEYESPCRYAEDIGVLTWKSDRKRMFFVTRHEQVAAFLRSRK from the exons ATGGCTGCTGCACCATCCCGTCCGTTCGATTTCCTGGAGGGCCTGCCTGGGACGGTTTTCTACAAGCTGTACCAGCAGCCATCCACGGCCCTCGCGATTTTCAGGCGCATGTTGCCGGATCTGG CAAAATGTTTTGTGATGGCATTGCTGTACCTCAAAGATCCCCTTCCTGCGGCGGATCTGGAGGATTGGGTCAGATCGGAGAGTTTGAG AGAACGAGATAACGCGCTATCGATACTGGGACGACTACACATTCTAACAAACACTACAACATCGAATAATGTCCGCGCTTACATGGTCACGAACCCGTTCGCCGCCTCCCTCCGCCAGGCTCTCATGGGAACCGAACAAACACAATCCTTTGGTGTCCTTTCACAACTAGGCGATGAAACAGCGGTTACCATTTCCGATCTAGACGAATATGCGGGACGGCAATGGGAAGGTGTGCTGGGATACATGGTGGGAACCAGTGGACTAGGAATCCAGCGCGACGTCAATCTGAGTAAGGGTGTTAAACAACTCCTCCAGGCGGGGCACCTGGTCGAGATTAGAGACCGTCGGGTTGAGATCACGAAAGATGGATTCGCGTTCGTCCTGCAGGATGTCGGTACGCAGGTGTGGCATATTTTAATCCTCTATGTTGAAAGCGCGGAGCATATCGGGATGGACAGCGTCGAGGTCCTTTCGTTTATCTTCCTCCTAAGTAGCTTGGAATTGGGCAAGTCATACCAAAAGAAGAATTTGACTTCGAATCAAATCCGTACCCTGACCGATCTGGCCGACTTTGGTATCGTATACCAAGAAAGTCCCGAAACCACTCGGTTTTACCCGACCCGTCTCGCCACAACGCTCACATCCGACTCCAGCGCGCTCAGCAACCCGATATCTGGCTCATTGACCGGAACAGACACATCGAGCGAAGCTGGCTCGGGgttcatcatcgtcgaaaCCAACTACCGCATATACGCATACACATCATCGCCCCTCCAAATCTCCCTAATCGCCTTATTCTCCACCTTGAAATACCGCTTCCCAAACCTAATCACTGGCAAAATCACCCGCCAATCCGTCCGCCGCGCCGTCGAAATGGGCATCACTGCAGACCAGATTATATCGTACATCTCCACGCATGCACACCCGCAAATGCGCAAACACAATATCGCCAAGACTGCGAACCCGCAAGCTGGAGTCCCGCCATCGGTCCTCCCGCCTACCGTGGTCGACCAAATCCGACTCTGGCAGCTTGAGCGTGACCGTGTCAAGGCGACGGCTGGATTCCTGTTCAAGGATTTCGTCAGCTTTGCGGAATATGAATCGCCGTGTCGGTATGCGGAGGATATTGGGGTTCTTACGTGGAAGTCTGATCGGAAGAGAATGTTTTTCGTGACGAGGCATGAGCAAGTGGCTGCGTTTTTGAGGAGTAGAAAGTGA